AAATTACTTTTGGGTTTGAATAGCGCTTCTCCTCATGCTTTCGTAGTTTTTATCTTCATATTTTCTTGGTTATCCAGCGTAATCATGATCTATATGAGTAGCCTTTGACTTCTTAGATGCCTATATGATGTTAATGAGAATTCTTCAAGAACTATATGGTGTTTTCATGTCACTTTTGTAATTCAACTTGTCAGAAATGCTGctttgaatttcttaaatgaacctattctttatttttatagattTCACATGGACTGTGCTTTTATTCAGGTAGCTGATGAACTTGTAGCTGAATTTGCTGATCCAAGCAATGGTGCCTCAACTCCTGATCAggttttttcttttgtataaattgttacAGACTGAGTGTAAAGATAAATATTATGGACTTAATTTTTGTGGTTAACATTTGACAGCAACAATATGATGAGAAAAACATTCGTCGAAGGGTGTATGATGCTTTGAATGTTCTCATGGCAATGGATATTATTTCTAAGGATAAAAAGGAAATACAATGGAAGGGTCTTCCTCGCACAAGTCTAAGTGATATTGAAGATCTAAAGGTTTGTAAACAGTATTCAGTTGTATTTTTTTGGTACATTATTTCCGTGATGCTCTCTGTTATtctaaataatacaataaaaatgataattttaactCATAATCAATTCAACAGACGGAACGTCAGGGGCTAAGGAATAGAATTGAAAAGAAAGCATCCTATTTGCAAGAGCTGGAGGACCAAGTAAGGACCACTATCAATATTGGATTTATTCAGAGTTTGAACTCCTGTGCCTAGTTTACGCTTTGAAATTTACAACTGTTTTGTAAGGACCTATGGATTTTTTTCCATAATGATTGATTTCTGTTTGCTAACTTTTGTATTAATTTATGAAGTACATAGGTCTTCAGAAACTTATACAACGAAATGAGCAATTATATAGCTCCGGGAATGCTCCCAATGGAGGTGTATCTTTACCCTTCATTCTGGTGCAGGTGTGCTATGATATACTGTTTTTTGGTTATTTTGTCCACTagaaatggtttctaattttttGCCCCTTTGGATCTTTGATTTGTTAGATAATGCTTATATCTCCTTGGTCTTAAGTCTGATATAACTAGTCACCATTTACCTAATCTGTTGGCTTAAAGCCTAAAGTTTATATCACAAGTGATCTATATCAATGAGACCTCACTCCTGCTTCTTGGGTAAATTAActagaatatttttttcttcaccaTTGTTATGAACATTCTTGGGTAAATTAActagaataattttttcttcGCCATTGTTATGAACATTTGTTAGAATTTGTCAACTGAAAATAAATGTAGTTGGGTATGGttactaataatatttacaCTATTTAGTTCGCTTTTCTCGGGTTAAGTtagtcactttttttttctctaggCTTATGAATGTCCATAGAGGATTTATTATGATAGTTGTAGACTACGAAGGGTTAGGAAGAACCAGCTCACCCTTAAGCAAGAAAGGAACTAACTAAAGGAATATATATAGAGCACCCAATTGCAAATTGCTATGGTGTAGCTTTTCATGGTATTACTTTTAGTTTTTAGTGGGTGTGTGGAAGAACTAATTTGAGCTTATGAACTTCTTATAAGCACTCTTTAACTTGTTAAGTTTCAAGGAAaaactttaatataatattttcgtTTTGCTTAAGTTTATGAATAAGTATTCAATTAAGTTGTTTACTCAAGCGTGTTCTTAATTAATGTTATTTCGGACTTGTAGACACGCCCCCATGCAACTGTTGAAGTGGAAATATCAGAAGATATGCAGCTTGTGCATTTTGATTTCAATAGGTAAGTAGGCTTTTATTACACGACTTTGAGTAATGTTTTCATTTTACCCACTTGCTGTCCTGAATGCGATCCTAATTCTCTTGTATTATGCATTCAATCATCCGTGGATACTATTATGGTCCAACAGAGGCTGCATTGGGAAATACAtgtcatttttatatttataaatccATGAGCCATTTCTCTATCATCATCATTTTGTTATTATAACCTTCTataattcaaaatctttttGATGTATGCTTACTTTCTATTTGCTCATTCTCTCTGTATAGCACTCCCTTTGAGTTGCATGATGATAACTATGTTCTCAAGGCAATGAAATTTTGTGAGAGATCTCAGAATGATGACAAACCAGACAATCCTACAGATGGCGGGGAAGGTTCTAGCATGTCAAGTTTGTATCCTGCACAGGTTCCTAGTTCAGTTTCAAACCCTCCGACTAGACCTCCTTCATCTCCACCACTCCCTGGAATATTGAAGGCAAGAGTTAAGAACGAGCATTGATCTGCAATTTTGTACTGCATTGCCTTGTTTAAGCATGTTTGTATATTTTGTAAAGTAATTTGTCGGTAATCGTCCTTCATAATAGTTAATTAGTACAGCCAAGTCACTTAGTGGGTTAGAAGCGAACTGCTCTGCTTGAGTCTATATTCTTCTGAGTTGATTTTGGCAAATTCTTTCCTAACCATATCCGTTATTTACTACCTTTGACCTTAACTGATTTTTCcccatattttttgtatttgcCCTTTTTGTACTTATAATAGAAGAATTGGTTTATACTAGTCCATACCGATCATGGAATGCAATACATCAGTGTAGGATTAATTTTGGAACTCAAGATTTTTTTGTGTAAATTCTCCCTTCATATGTCAATCTTGATATTTGAGCAAATGCATTGTATGATATCTTGTTGGTCTGTGTTACTTGGGTGACCTTCATGGCCATAATACCTTCATCATGCAAAAATACTCAAACCTATCAGTAAATCTGTAATTGTAATATGAAAAGGATTGAACATATGCATTTTTGTTGATGAATAATTCCTTTTAAAACTTATTCCAACTAAAGGGTTTTTCTTTATCGTGGAAGAGAGGTTTTAGTTATATGGTATTGCATTTTAATTTAACTGTTTTTTAACCATAAATTCCTATGACCGAAAACTGCGCCGATGTATGGGAGAACATGATTATAGGGTTTACAGCATTACTGTTTTCATACTTTCTTTGGTacggagataaaaaaaaaaatctttgttgaacCATATATCACACTAATATccactttttaaaattattttgtagtGAGAATTTTAGATGTACTGATCTATGTAGCACATACTGATATGTATAGTCTCTACAtatctctaaaatgtaagaTGTAGATACAAATAAAATGTAGgatacaaaaatttatatattatataattataaattgacaataaaaatttatacgtATAAGTGTATGTATCAGTTTTTTtagtagaaaaatatttatcattgtttattcacaaggatttgttctttatttttgttgtcataataaaaatttatacaataaatttgggtttttaaaaaattaatgtatttttaaaaaaaatgtgtttaaacTATGCTAGAATTGTtacaaattcaacaaatattttttgaattatatatttcaCTGATACGTATTATACAAGTGTTGATATTCAATACGTGTGTCTAACACGGACACACCACTTAAGATATTTTACTATGATTGATGGAAAGGATAGAAAAAAAAGGGCAAAGTGCAATAGTTGCAACAAAATATATGTAACTGGTGAAAGAAAATATGAGACTTCTCATTTAAATCGTCATATTATGAAATGTGTTAAATGAAAAACTAAAGATGTGGGTCAAATGATTTTGGATATGAAGAGAAAGTTAAAGGCAAAAAAAATAGATCAAGTTGTATATCTGACATTGTTGTCTAGTCTAGTTATTAACCACAATTTACCTTAAAAATTTGTTGAGTATCCCGAACTTAGGACTTTGATAAACTACTTGTGTCATGATGCAATTATGATTTCTAGAATACTTTAAAAATACTTTCTGCTAAATATGTTCTCCAAAATACTTTAAAAAGTCAACTTATTTTGCAAAATGGTTTGATATGTGACGGTGAATTCTTTCATGTTCATTGTTGTGCacacattgaatttaattgttcaAGAAGGATTAAAAATGTTTGGTGATGCAAATATGGGGTTCAAAAAGTAGAATGATGAAATTTAAACAAGTCAACTTGAAACGTTTAGTGATATTGATGCATCAACTAGGTTGTGTCTTGATGTCCCTACAAGATGGAACTCCACTTATTTGATGATTAAAAGTGCTCTTAAATATCAACGTGTTTTTAGAAGTTTGCATTTGGTTGATGAATCTTATAAGTATTGCCCTACAGAAGAATAGTGAGAGAGCTGGAAAAATTTGCATGTTCTTATTACCCTTTTTAAGATATCATTAACTTTCAACTTGTATTTTTTACACGTTTGGAAAATTCAGTGTTTGTTAGATAGAAAATGTGAAGGATGAAGATATAGTAATTAAGAACATAGCTAAATTGATAATAGTAAAATTTGAGAAATACTAGGATGAATATGATGTTGTACTTGCATTTGGTGCAATTTAAGATCCAAGGAAGAAGTTATAAACATTG
The sequence above is a segment of the Phaseolus vulgaris cultivar G19833 chromosome 2, P. vulgaris v2.0, whole genome shotgun sequence genome. Coding sequences within it:
- the LOC137810322 gene encoding transcription factor-like protein DPB isoform X2, whose product is MGIQTQKTFREEEEEELPCRGTTISGQSMSTSRSVGSPSSRSEQTMATPASDNTFLRLNNLDIHGDDAGSQGAVAKKKKRGQRTVGGDKSGRGLRQFSMKVCEKVESKGRTTYNEVADELVAEFADPSNGASTPDQQQYDEKNIRRRVYDALNVLMAMDIISKDKKEIQWKGLPRTSLSDIEDLKTERQGLRNRIEKKASYLQELEDQYIGLQKLIQRNEQLYSSGNAPNGGVSLPFILVQTRPHATVEVEISEDMQLVHFDFNSTPFELHDDNYVLKAMKFCERSQNDDKPDNPTDGGEGSSMSSLYPAQVPSSVSNPPTRPPSSPPLPGILKARVKNEH
- the LOC137810322 gene encoding transcription factor-like protein DPB isoform X1 — protein: MGIQTQKTFREEEEEELPCRGTTISGQSMSTSRSVGSPSSRSEQTMATPASDNTFLRLNNLDIHGDDAGSQGAVASKKKKRGQRTVGGDKSGRGLRQFSMKVCEKVESKGRTTYNEVADELVAEFADPSNGASTPDQQQYDEKNIRRRVYDALNVLMAMDIISKDKKEIQWKGLPRTSLSDIEDLKTERQGLRNRIEKKASYLQELEDQYIGLQKLIQRNEQLYSSGNAPNGGVSLPFILVQTRPHATVEVEISEDMQLVHFDFNSTPFELHDDNYVLKAMKFCERSQNDDKPDNPTDGGEGSSMSSLYPAQVPSSVSNPPTRPPSSPPLPGILKARVKNEH